Part of the Citrus sinensis cultivar Valencia sweet orange chromosome 2, DVS_A1.0, whole genome shotgun sequence genome, ACCTACCTTTAATCGGAGAGTTAAGTCTATTAGAGATTCTTGATCTTTCAGAATCTGATGTAAGTGAAATTCCGGTCAGTTTTGGACGATTGGGTCATCTAAGATTGTTGGATTTGACAGACTGTGACCACCTAGAACTAATACCCCGAGGTGTCCTCTCTAGCCTTCGTAAGTTAGAGGAGTTATACATGTCAGACAGTTTTTGCCACTGGCAATTTGAGAGCGAAGAAGATGCAAGAAGTAATGCCAAATTTATTGAGTTAGCAGCCTTAAGTCGACTCACTAGTTTGCACATTGACATCCCGAAAGGCAAAATCATGCCTTCTGATATGTCCTTCCAAAATCTGACAAGCTTTTCGATTACAATTGGCGAGGAGAACCCTCTCAGTTATTTTATAGAAgtattttctagaaaatttaAGAAGAGATGCTCGAGAGCAATGGGGCTTTCACAGGGCATGAGGATTTCAGCGTTACCTTCTTGGATTAAGAATTTGCTGCTCAGATCAGAGATTCTTGCTTTGGGAGACGTCAACGATTTGGAGAATATAGTCTCGGACCTAGCTAATGATGGCTTTAACGAATTGATgtttctagttattttagcCTGCAATGAGATGAAATGTCTCGTGAACTCTTTGGAAAGGACACGAAGAGTAACTCTCCACAAGTTAGAATGGTTGGCGATATTTTATAATCAGAACTTTGTTGAAATATGCCATGGTCAACTCCCAGCCGAGTACTTGAGCAATCTAAAAAGGTTAGATGTGGCAGCTTGTGGCAGCatgttgaaaattttaccAAGTCATTCGGCACAAAGCCTTCAAAATCTTCAACGTTTGAGGGTAGGAAGTTGTGAGTTGCTGGAGTCTGTATTCGAAATTGAAAGGGTTAATATTGCAAAAGAAGAAACTGAGTTGTTTTCGTCATTAGAGAAACTGACTCTGATCGACCTGCCTCGGATGACAGACATATGGAAAGGTGACACTCAATTTGTAAGCCTCCGTAACCTGAAGAAAGTAAGAGTGGAAAACTGCGATGAATTGAGACAAGTATTTCCGGCAAATCTTGGGAGGAAAGCAGCAGCAGAGGAGATGGTACTGTACAGGAACAGAAGAGATCAGATTCACATTCACGCCACAACCTCAACCTCCTCTCCGACTCCGAGTTTGGGAAACCTGGTTTCTATTACAATTCGGAGATGTTGGCAACTACGACAACTCTTCACAACCTCCATGGTCAAAAGCCTGGTGCGACTTGAAAGCCTAGAAGTAAGCAGCTGCCCAACACTGCAAGAAATAATCATGGATGATGAAGGAGAAGCGGGACTGCAGGGAGCATCAACAAAGAAGATCACTTTTCCAAGTTTGTTCAGCATAAAACTCCGTGATCTAGGCAGCCTCACCTGTTTCTCCTCATCAGGTTTACATGCTACTGTTGAATTCCTAGCTTTGGAGGCTTTGCAAATAATTGACTGTCCAGGCATGAAGACCTTTGGTTATGGAGACCAACTGACACCCAAGCTACTGAAAGGTGTGGAGTTAGAAATTGGTGAATATCGCTGGACGGGTAACCTTAACCACACCATTCAACAATACGTATACAACGTAAAGGTACGTCAAGTTAGCAATTGTTTGCCCATTAAattccttgttttttttttcttaattgtatTTGTATGTGGTCGTAAAATGATTTTCTACATCTGCTTCTACTAGCacaccattttaattttgtttttcatttggaGCAGAAAATCAGGGAAAAACAAGCAATGGAGTCGGGAATTTCATCTGACACTACTTCCTCTGACACTGAGAATTGATTGTGTAAAACAAGCGGTATGCATGcgtaaaattttactaaattccCTAGATTTTGTCACATATTTATCCTTTGACATTGCTCTAACTAATTCAAATACTTGATTTGTTTTCAGAACCATCATATAAGGAGCGTTGACAGGTTCGCATACATCACCAGTTTATTGAATTTCATTCTCCTTTTTCATGTCTTATATGTTAAATGTacaaaagaatttcatttattttcttcgtTTGGGATTGTGCATGATGTTATTTATTCTGGTTTCAATCTCTCAGGTATGCCAAGCCCAGATGCCAGATTGCTTGggatgttaaaataataattactttaGTTCGTGGAGCTGCCTGCAAAAATTTGGTATCCATAATGTATGTTGTTTGTTTAGATATTAAACAGTTAGAGTTTGTTAATCATAGACGTATTCTCAATGTGATAAGTATTGGCAGGAAACTGCTGAGTTcaattctgaaaaataaatgtaattggGTATTACgagtgagaaaaataattgtgaatccttatttcttttgtttgcaCTTGGTTACTAGTCAATTTAAGAGATACCTTAATGATATTCTCTTCCCCTATTTCTTCTATTCTTAAATTgttgttcataattaaaaaaaaattaaaattatttgatatccTAGTAACCTACTTTTAGAGCCTGCTAATTTAGTTGCAGCTTTGCAGTATTGAGTtactgaattaaaaatattagatttttcCTCTTTCCGGATCAATGGATGCTAATGCAACATTGCTTTTGCTTGCTGGTAATAGAACAGGCTGCCAATGGAACACAAGTTTATAAGTTTCGGAGTAaagttttcattaattaataaaaagctGAATGACAATTTCCTAGTAACATATGCCGAATCTGGAGCCACATTCTCTTGGTAACCATTTTTCCAAAGTTCAAAAGCTTCTCTGCTAGTTGTGCCCAATCCTGTCTCAAGCCAATCTCAGAAATAACCTCTGAGAAGATGCCCTGCCATCAGAATTCAATCAAGGGCCTTCAGGATTTAGCTGACAGATTCTTGAAGCAAAATTTTAACTTCAGCAGCAGCTGCACCTAGAAAATCCACAGCCATTTGATCATTATCAAATGCAAAATGAACAGGCACAAGCAGAGAAACAGGTTTCAGAATTTGAGCAGCAGCTCCGTGGTTGCCGGTGGGAGCTTCACTAATGGAGGGTGAGCACAGAAATTGAGCCATCATCATTCTGAGTTCCGAAGAGTTTATTGTGTTTCTATTATGAGTTGATTAAGTGTTTTGACTATGTTCTGGCGTTGTGTTGAATGATTATTTCAACATAACTTTGTCTTGAACAGCTTGTGTTTGGAGTAAAATTCTTCATAAAAGGGCTGACAGTGACAAGTTCTGTACGTTCCCGAAGGAAGATTCACCTTATATATTATTGGCCTTATGAAGAGCAGCAAGGCTCTCCAGGTTGAACAATTGGTGTTGGTTTTGTGACCAACTACCATGATGATGGTCAGTGCTCAGTATCATCAAATATTATCCTGCACATTAAGCCTGCTCATGCCTCGGTTGCATCATGCCAATCATTATTTATCGTCATCAGTCTGCATGATGGGCTCTGCAACATCACCATACTCCTCTAGTGCCATTGTAATATCACAAAGCAAGAAGTTGAAACCTGCTGCTGATGAGCTCTGCAACATCACCGTACTCCTCTGATGCCATTGTAATATCACAAAACAAGAAgttaaaatggagaaaatgttaaaataaaataaaatttttaccaaaaaaaaacaccaCCGAAAGATTGCACTCACATTTTTGCGGAAGAAATTTCTACACTTAAAACGAACAAAAGAGGTAACAGAGTACACGCACTCTACTAGGATAAGGAAACGTCGgttagttttataattttaaattactacTAAAACAATGTGTTTTTGagtttagtaaaaaaaattaaaatcgagTTGAATCTTGTCCAtccaataatttaaataatacatGTCAAAATGTTCTTAAAACATTAGGAAAGATTAGATTATGAAAGAATCTGGATCCAACTTGTGgtataataactaatatatttacaataagaATTAATCCTTAAAAATTGCTTAAAAATACATctcttatatatttagatCCATTTGATATAGCTTCTCAAATAGATCTGATTCATATAgagtttctattaaaaaaaaattagttatttgatTGTCAATAAGagtcattattaaaaattataaaattaccaagttttaaagttatgttattaaaataatgaaataagaatataaactAAATAAGGAGCATTCTAGACAATCGAActttctagaaaaaaaaaaaaattctccaaCCTCTGGTtctaaaaactcaaaatttgagcttttattaatagaagcaaaataatttatctacTCTCCAAAgctcaattaaaaaaagagtgatgatacaaccataagctcttgtacaaacttattttatacaaattaatttggtattaaataattggttgaataaaaatacaaagtaataaaaataaatcatatgaccaagagatatttaatccAACCAATTTAACCATGCCACATAAGTttgtaccaaaaaaaaaattatacaagaGTTGGTAGTCATATTATTactcttaaaaaaatcaaacaaaaaactaaaaatatgaaaaaaactTATAACCATTAGATAAGTCATTCAAACAAACAAGCACTtaaaagggagaaaaaaaaatcagcttAAACTCAACCTAAAATATCAAGTTTAACTTAAAAGCTTGGGCTAATGGGGTTAAGCCCTGACAGGCTCGTGGTACCGTtacaaacttttaaaatacaatttatattttatataaacagaaattaatttaatgattatgtGATAAAAGATTAGGGAATCTTTAGTCAAATAAGAAAACTAATATATACGGTTTTCATAGGAAAACAACTTGGActagaataaataatattttatagataaataccaaaaaaaaaagttaatggCCAAAATAAAGGGCCAATTTTTGCAGTTCGAAGCCCACCAGGCCCATGATGTgcattagttatttatttatttattttgaaaaaaaccTAAAGGGGGTCAAAATTCCTTCACTGCCTTTCAATATTGGTTAAGGGAAATTCCTAAACAAATCCATCACTTTGTTTCGCCATCATCATCAGTCCATCAAATCCATCCTTTCTCAAGCCAATCTCAGAAATAACTCTGAGAAGATGCCCTGCCATCATAACTCAATCAAGATGCACTTGGTAACCATTATGTAGCGAATAATCCCTTGAAAGAGTTCCCGCAGCAAATTGGTGATGAAGGGCAATCATATCCGAGAGAGTGGAATTTTCTAAGTTTAGAGTTGCTAACAACTCAAACGAAGGGCGACTAAGAAGAGGCAAACAAGAAGCAGTCACGGTTGATGTGTCCGCACCAGCCTTCTCTTGAACTCGTGATAAAGCATCGACTGCAAGATTGGTACAGCCCGGTTTATATTCAATGCGGAAGTGATAGcctaataattttctgatGTAGATTTGCTGATCCGGAGTTTGAACTACCTGCTGTAGAAGTTCTTTAATGCTCTTATGGTCAGTTCGGATGACAAAAAATCTGTCCAATAAGTATTGTCGCCACTTGTGCACTGCCTCAACAATAGTAATTAATTCCTTGATGTAAGTAGAAGAAGCACGAAGTCGAGGGCCTAATTTCTTGCTGAAGTAAGATATGGGGTGCCCAGATTGCATAAGCACAGCCCCTATACCCCCATTAGATGCGTCAGTTTCAAGGATAAAGTCAGCATAAAAATCTGGTAGCCGCAGCACAGGGGCTTCCACCATTGCCTTCTTAAGAGCGTCAAACGCTTCAGCTGCTGTTTGTGTCTACTGGAAGGCATCTTTACAAAGTAAATCAGTAAGGGGGGTTGCTAAAGATGCATATCCACGAATAAACTGCCGGTAATAACCCGTTAAACCCAAAAAACCTCGAAGTTATTTTGTAGTCTGAGGAGTCGGCCAATGAACCATAGCTTCAATTTTCTGAGGGTCTGCCCGCACACCAGAGGCCAAAACAATGTGGCCCAAGTAATCAATATTTTCTTGGCAAAACAAGCATTTGGAGAGCTTGACAAAGAACTGGTGAAAATGAAGGCACACCAATACTTGCTGAAGATGCCACAAATGTTCCTCTGCTGTAGCACTGTAAAccaaaatgtcataaaaaaaaatcacaaatttacGCAAAAAAGAAGCGAAAATCTGGTTCATAATAACTTGGAAGGTAGAAGGTGCGTTTGTTAAATTGAATGGCATGACAAGGAACTCGTAGTGGCCCTCATGAGTGCGAAAGGCCGTTTTATAAATGTCGCGGTGGTGTACGCGAATTTGATGGTAACCAGCCCATAAATCCAACTTGCTGAAAACTGCTGCCCTGCCTAACTCATCAAATAATTCGTCGATAGTCGGAATGGGAAATTTATCTTTGATTGTCACGGCATTCAAAGCCCTGTAATCAACACAGAAGCGATaagttccattttttttttaaccaacaAGACCGGTGATGAAAATGGACTTTGACTCGGCTGAATGATGACTTGTTCTAACATTTCACGGATAAGCTTTTCCATCTCGTTTTTTTGGAAATGAGGGTAGCGATAAGGGCGGACATTTATTGGAGTGGTTTTTgggaggaggtggattttatgATCAATTGTGCGATGCGGCGGTAGTGTAGTAAGTGGAAGAAATAAGTTGCGATAGCTGTGTAGGAGGTCGATGAAGGGTTGAGTTAAGTTTGCAGGTAATTCGAAGGAAGAACTCTCTGGATTACTTGTCGATTCCTCCCTAAATGCAGGTACCTATTGCAGAGCAAACACGCTATAAATATCAGCATGGTGGACTAGAGATTGCAACTGATTAAAGGTGATTAAGGAGGGAGTAGTGGCTAAATCGCCTCGAAGAGTCACTGGTGCCCCATTCCAACAAAATTCCATAGATAGGGCAGAGTAATCATGCGAGATACGGCCTAAGAGTTGCAGCCATTGGATTCCCAGCACCACATCAGGCCCTTCAATTGGTAGAACAAAGAGATCTAAGGTGAAAACAGTCCCCTGCAACGTGAGAGCAACTTGAGGGCAAAAGTATTTGCACACTAGAAAATTCCCATTGCCAATATAAACACGGAATGGTGATGTTGGTTGTATCGGTAAGCCCATACGCTCTGCCACTGTTGGTTTGACAAAGTTGTGGGTACTCCCACTATCGATCAACACTTGAAAACTGTGATAACCAACTTCGCCAATCAAACGGAGTGAGCGGGGATTGATCTGACCCGCCAAAGCATTCAAACTGGAAATATCCCCTGTAATGACCTCTTCAACCGACTCTGGTGGCAACTCTTGCTCAAAAGAAGCAGGTTCATTATCATCCGTACCCATAAGGAGCAAAAACTTACTGCGACAGCGATGATTAGCGCTATATTTCTGATCACAGTTATAACACAAGCCTTTTTCATGCTTGTCATGGAGCTCCGCTGGAGTGAGGCGACGAATCGGTAAGTTGGGTGTGGGAAGAAGTGGTGGTAACGTGTTTAGTTTAGGGGGTGGAGGAGTATTTTGTGAATGAGATGGTACGTGGACCATACCAGCTGAATAGTGCGGTTGTGTTGAAGCAAGAGGATACGGTTGAGGCTGAAATTTGTGTGACTAGGAGTTTGTTGTAGGTGTGGGTGTTGTATTGTTCCATTTTGTCAAAAAGCGGTGTCCTTTTTTGGCCTCTTCAGCACGTGCTTCATAGGCCCGAGCTAATGCAAATGCTTCCATCAGAGAAGAGGGCCAAGCAAAAAGCAGCTCACGATGAATATCGGGTTTCAATCCTGTGATAAAAAAACTTATCAAAAGTGGCTCTGAGATTCCAGTCACTTGATTCATTAAATCTTCAAAGGCAGTCTGAAATTCAGCCACCGTTGTAGTTTGGGATAACTTAGATAAATTTCCTTGAGGATCTTCACAGAGAGAGGCACCAAAACGATGTTTAAGATTCTGCAAAAATGCTTTCTAGGTTGTAAGCAAACTATTCATCTTCATCCATTGATACCAAGTTGCCGCTCGTCCTTCCATATGAAAAGAAACAATCCGCAAGCGAAGAGTTTCTGGTGTACCGTGAAAATCAAAGAACTCCTCAATTCGGGAAACCCACCCGTTTGGGTCCGATCAATCAAACTTAGGAACCTCCATCTTCATAGAACAAAGCACTGGGGATATCTCAACACCACTGGAATTTACTTCAGTAGAAGAAGATATTGGGTGTGGTTGATTAGGAGCTCGACCCGTGTTAGTTGAAGACCCCTGGATCTGTGAACGCAATTCGTCAAGGCGAGAATCTACCATTGCCATATATTGTTGCAACGTTTGATGCAACGACAAAGTTTGGCTCTCGAactgttcttgaattgtttttAACAGTTCAGAGTCCGTCATGATGATAGCAATAAAAGCACCAATGATACACCTCTACTCACCCAAGGAtgtatcaaattaaacttgcACTCTTTGAGTGAGTGTTGACTCTAAAAATAGAAAGATCAGAgatgaatattaaaaatggAAGAGGGgttgagaaagagagaaaagccaagagaaatagaaagagatattttattttcctcatGCCGCACACAAATTCGTTTTACTCTACATATATTCCTCTGTCTAAGACGTTAGCAAAAATATTACAGCTCAGCAACTTCTAACAGAAAATATGACAGCAAAAACAAACCAGCAATCATAAGGTACTAGCAATTTCACTACACGACATAATCCTTCAACCACCCAGGGGCTCTTCTAACTCGTGTGCTTGCGTACCGTTCCCCATGAGCTGATTCTTCCTCAACCTGTGATATGGCTTTCTTCCTGGGCTGTTCATAATTGGACTCGCTGTTGGGCTGCCCTTCTTGTAAGCAATCCGGTTGATCCGACTGAATGTGGAAGGTTGTATCAATTTAACTGACAGATAAATGCTTGAAGCAAAATTTTAACTTCAGCAGCAGCTGCACCAAGAAAATCCAGAGCCATTTGATCATTATCAAATGCAAAATGAACAGGCACAAGCAGAGAAACAAGTTTCAGAATTTGAGCAGCAGCTCCGTGGTGGCCGGTGGGAGCGTCACTATTGGAGGGTGAGAACAGAAATTGGGCCATCATCATTATGATTTCTGAAGAGTTTATTGTGTTTCTATTATGAGATGATTAAGTGTGTTGACTATGTTCTGGTGTTGTGTTGAATGTTTATTTCAACATAACTTTGTTTGGAACAGCTTGTGTTTGGAGTTTTAAGTTTCATAAAGATATTATTTGCCTACTTTATTTCAGTTTAATTTCCATAGATGAATTCGATACGGCTTATATAAATCTTGATTTCTGCGAGGGTTAAGTTTGTGTTTATTACATACGCAAACAtacatatgaaaagaccaataTGCTCTGGATT contains:
- the LOC107175692 gene encoding uncharacterized protein LOC107175692 encodes the protein MVKSLVRLESLEVSSCPTLQEIIMDDEGEAGLQGASTKKITFPSLFSIKLRDLGSLTCFSSSGLHATVEFLALEALQIIDCPGMKTFGYGDQLTPKLLKGVELEIGEYRWTGNLNHTIQQYVYNVKKIREKQAMESGISSDTTSSDTEN